A genome region from Tolypothrix sp. PCC 7712 includes the following:
- a CDS encoding RNA ligase family protein produces MDSNITDWSYLSYEKIPENFNKLGLTESDYRLFNKTDWVVTEKIHGANFGICTDGFEVRFAKRKEFLQPGEDFFGYQSLQAKLESQAQEMFRILQSDTRLQKIYIYGELFGGEYPHPDVTAISHVQAVQTGVYYSPKIEYSAFDIVVVLGGKVAEKSYLDYEIALKLFQQVGMMASAPLFIGKYHDALAYNIEFESTIPAILGLPKLPFLNKAEGVVIKPLHSIDVETAKQKIRPIIKHKIPEFAEDSRFHQAQKWTVKQQPILQHQISLEEELSQEMLALVTPTRLNNVISKFGRVDVNNIKQRQQLVELLMIDVLESFQEEYASIFSALETAEQQSMIEQLNQASQQLVDAQL; encoded by the coding sequence GTGGATAGCAACATCACAGACTGGAGTTATCTCAGTTATGAGAAAATTCCTGAAAACTTCAATAAATTGGGTTTAACAGAATCCGATTATCGCTTATTTAACAAAACTGATTGGGTGGTAACAGAAAAAATTCATGGTGCGAACTTTGGGATATGTACCGATGGTTTTGAGGTACGCTTTGCCAAAAGAAAGGAGTTTTTACAACCAGGAGAAGATTTTTTTGGCTATCAATCTTTACAAGCTAAATTAGAATCTCAGGCGCAAGAAATGTTTAGAATTTTGCAGTCTGATACTCGATTGCAAAAAATATATATCTATGGAGAATTATTTGGTGGTGAGTATCCTCACCCTGATGTAACCGCTATTAGCCATGTGCAGGCTGTGCAAACTGGTGTTTATTATTCACCAAAAATAGAATACTCTGCTTTTGATATTGTAGTGGTGCTGGGTGGAAAAGTGGCAGAAAAATCCTATTTAGATTATGAAATAGCACTCAAACTATTTCAGCAAGTTGGCATGATGGCATCTGCGCCGTTATTTATTGGTAAATATCATGATGCATTAGCATATAACATAGAGTTTGAATCTACAATTCCAGCAATTTTAGGTTTACCTAAATTACCTTTTCTTAATAAAGCTGAAGGAGTTGTAATTAAACCTCTGCATTCTATTGATGTGGAGACTGCTAAACAAAAAATCCGTCCGATTATTAAGCATAAAATCCCGGAGTTTGCTGAAGATAGCCGATTTCACCAAGCACAAAAATGGACTGTAAAACAACAGCCCATACTACAACACCAGATAAGTCTTGAAGAAGAATTAAGCCAAGAAATGCTGGCTTTGGTTACACCTACGAGATTAAACAATGTTATTTCTAAATTTGGCAGAGTTGATGTTAACAATATAAAACAGCGTCAACAATTAGTGGAATTATTAATGATAGATGTTTTAGAAAGTTTCCAAGAAGAGTATGCAAGTATTTTTAGTGCTTTAGAAACTGCCGAGCAGCAAAGTATGATTGAGCAATTGAATCAAGCATCACAACAGCTAGTTGATGCACAATTATAA
- a CDS encoding BMP family protein: MTTNFSRREFILFGSAAFTTSLFLKACSSNQTSTPTIATTGGTENFKIAIALPGIITDKAWNQSGYEGVNLAKQKLSAETAYVEKVAQADQTEVLTDFARKGYNLIFAHGGQFDAAIEQVASQFPNTFFVGVNGNLKGDNIASLRIDHLQASYLCGIIGASITKSNKLAYIAGEKFPATEGELRGFELGAKSVKPNIQITSTFTGDWNDVAKAKEATLALISSGADVIYQWLDNASAAVLQTASEKGIYAFGNTTDQLDVAPKAVLTSAVKRLDLAIAYVAELAKQKQLKGQIYTIGLERPDILFLGKFGADVPSAVQQKALSAKQDIVAQKIIFEACKEGGKDTRCVKKAAV, encoded by the coding sequence ATGACAACAAATTTTAGTCGGCGTGAATTTATCTTATTTGGTTCAGCAGCGTTTACTACTAGCCTTTTCCTCAAAGCTTGCAGTAGCAACCAAACTAGCACACCCACAATTGCGACTACAGGCGGTACAGAAAATTTTAAAATAGCGATCGCACTCCCAGGAATTATTACTGATAAAGCTTGGAATCAATCTGGCTATGAGGGCGTTAACCTCGCAAAACAAAAGCTGAGTGCAGAAACAGCTTATGTAGAAAAAGTAGCACAAGCCGATCAAACAGAAGTGCTAACTGATTTTGCTCGTAAAGGCTACAATCTCATTTTTGCCCACGGCGGACAATTTGATGCCGCAATAGAACAAGTCGCCTCACAATTTCCCAACACATTTTTCGTAGGTGTAAATGGTAATCTCAAGGGAGATAATATTGCTTCTTTACGAATAGATCATCTGCAAGCTAGCTATTTATGCGGAATTATCGGCGCTTCTATAACTAAATCTAATAAACTTGCTTACATCGCCGGCGAAAAATTTCCCGCTACCGAAGGAGAACTCAGGGGATTTGAATTAGGCGCAAAGTCTGTGAAACCAAATATTCAAATTACTTCTACTTTTACAGGGGATTGGAATGATGTAGCTAAAGCTAAAGAAGCTACTTTGGCTTTAATTTCTTCCGGTGCTGATGTTATCTATCAATGGTTAGATAATGCCTCAGCCGCAGTTTTACAAACAGCTAGTGAAAAAGGCATCTACGCTTTTGGTAATACAACCGATCAATTAGATGTTGCACCCAAAGCCGTTTTAACCAGCGCCGTCAAACGTTTAGATTTAGCGATAGCTTATGTAGCAGAATTAGCAAAACAAAAACAATTAAAAGGACAAATATATACAATTGGCTTAGAAAGACCAGATATATTATTTTTAGGAAAATTTGGGGCAGATGTACCGTCAGCAGTTCAGCAAAAAGCTTTGAGTGCCAAGCAAGATATTGTGGCTCAAAAAATTATTTTTGAAGCCTGCAAAGAAGGCGGAAAAGATACTCGCTGTGTGAAAAAAGCTGCTGTTTAA